A single region of the Streptomyces vilmorinianum genome encodes:
- a CDS encoding GNAT family N-acetyltransferase, producing MLNRLETYDDAVPRSAARAEELGPLTLFVREGDGWPYYARPALGYAGEVSVDEVDRVRARQRELGVPEAFEWVAETTPGLRAAVEKSGLVVHEHPLMVLEGEGEGEGEGKAVAVPEGVTVRIVGADDPALESAAAAPYAAFGATPSATAAADLAARIEAGLTRLAAALDASGTALCAGQHQPVGAVSEVVGVGTLPAARRRGLGLAVTAALVADARAQGVETVFLTATDETVARLYGRLGFRTIGTALIAEPAA from the coding sequence ATGCTGAACCGCCTTGAGACGTATGACGACGCCGTCCCCCGATCCGCCGCCCGCGCCGAGGAGTTGGGGCCGCTGACCCTGTTCGTACGGGAGGGGGACGGGTGGCCGTACTACGCGAGGCCCGCGCTCGGGTACGCCGGTGAGGTCTCGGTCGACGAGGTGGACCGGGTGCGGGCGCGGCAGCGGGAGCTGGGGGTGCCCGAGGCCTTCGAGTGGGTGGCGGAGACGACGCCGGGGCTGCGGGCGGCCGTCGAGAAGAGCGGGCTCGTGGTGCACGAGCACCCGCTGATGGTTCTCGAGGGCGAGGGCGAGGGCGAGGGCGAGGGCAAGGCGGTCGCGGTGCCCGAGGGCGTCACCGTACGGATCGTGGGCGCCGACGACCCGGCCCTCGAGAGCGCCGCCGCCGCCCCGTACGCGGCCTTCGGTGCCACCCCCTCCGCCACGGCGGCCGCGGACCTCGCGGCCAGGATCGAGGCCGGTCTCACGCGCCTGGCGGCCGCCCTGGACGCGAGCGGCACGGCGCTGTGCGCCGGGCAGCACCAGCCGGTCGGCGCCGTCTCCGAGGTCGTCGGCGTCGGCACCCTGCCGGCCGCCCGCCGCCGCGGCCTGGGCCTCGCGGTCACCGCCGCCCTGGTCGCGGACGCCCGGGCCCAGGGTGTGGAGACGGTCTTCCTGACGGCCACGGACGAGACGGTGGCCCGCCTCTACGGGCGGCTCGGCTTCCGCACGATCGGCACCGCGCTGATCGCCGAACCTGCCGCCTGA
- a CDS encoding CehA/McbA family metallohydrolase has translation MSEPTRRTLLTTGAASALTLGTVSFAHAEPGGGDRTETVGGTLPPGSPDFVYLPVEIPRGVREIHVSYAYERPAVPAGTQGNALDIGLFDQRGTALGGKGFRGWSGGARNEFFVRSDAATPGYIAGPVRPGTWFVVLAPYTVAPQGLTYTVTITLRFGASPPTPRPVYPPERARGRGMAWYRGDCHLHTVYSDGRRTPAEVAALARAAGLDFLATTEHNTHGGHGAWAELAGDDLLVLLGEEITTRNGHVLALGTDAGTFVDWRYRARENRFGHFAREIRRAGGLVVPAHPHATCIGCNWKFGFGEADAVEVWNGPFTPDDEVSLAGWDAALAQGRWTPAMGSSDAHRDPDRVGGPQTVVLADDLSREAILAGLRAGRSYVAESASVSLDFAVTDGWGGSAGIGERLRVAAADEPVTVRLTVTGAPEGGTVRLVTDQGVLHTAQAQTQTQTQARGTVQVEWVTTAAYATYVRAEVRHAATLPPLPGALAAFTNPVFLDVSPGTR, from the coding sequence ATGAGCGAACCGACCAGACGAACGCTCCTCACGACGGGCGCCGCCTCCGCCCTTACCTTGGGAACCGTGAGCTTCGCGCACGCGGAACCGGGCGGCGGCGACCGCACGGAGACGGTCGGCGGCACGCTGCCGCCCGGCTCCCCCGACTTCGTGTACCTCCCGGTCGAGATCCCGCGCGGGGTGCGCGAGATCCATGTCTCGTACGCGTACGAGAGGCCGGCCGTCCCCGCCGGGACGCAGGGCAACGCCCTGGACATCGGCCTCTTCGACCAGCGCGGCACCGCACTCGGCGGCAAGGGCTTCCGGGGCTGGTCGGGCGGCGCCCGCAATGAGTTCTTCGTCCGGTCGGACGCGGCGACCCCGGGGTACATCGCCGGTCCCGTACGCCCCGGCACCTGGTTCGTCGTCCTCGCGCCGTACACGGTGGCGCCGCAGGGGCTCACGTACACGGTGACGATCACCCTCCGCTTCGGCGCCTCGCCGCCCACGCCCCGGCCGGTGTACCCGCCGGAGCGGGCCAGGGGCCGGGGCATGGCCTGGTACCGCGGCGACTGCCATCTCCACACCGTGTACTCGGACGGGCGCCGCACCCCCGCCGAGGTCGCCGCGCTCGCGCGCGCCGCCGGGCTCGACTTCCTGGCCACCACCGAGCACAACACCCATGGCGGGCACGGGGCGTGGGCGGAGCTCGCCGGGGACGACCTGCTGGTCCTGCTCGGCGAGGAGATCACCACCCGCAACGGGCACGTCCTGGCGCTGGGGACCGACGCGGGCACGTTCGTGGACTGGCGCTACCGGGCGCGCGAGAACCGCTTCGGGCACTTCGCGCGCGAGATCCGCCGGGCGGGCGGCCTGGTCGTCCCGGCGCACCCGCACGCCACCTGCATCGGCTGCAACTGGAAGTTCGGCTTCGGCGAGGCGGACGCGGTCGAGGTGTGGAACGGTCCGTTCACCCCGGACGACGAGGTGTCCCTCGCCGGCTGGGACGCGGCGCTCGCCCAGGGCCGCTGGACCCCGGCGATGGGCAGCAGCGACGCCCACCGGGACCCGGACCGCGTCGGCGGCCCGCAGACGGTGGTCCTGGCGGACGACCTGAGCCGGGAGGCGATCCTGGCGGGCCTGCGCGCGGGCCGCTCGTACGTGGCCGAGTCGGCGTCGGTGTCCCTGGACTTCGCGGTGACGGACGGTTGGGGCGGCTCGGCGGGCATCGGCGAGCGGCTGCGGGTGGCGGCGGCGGACGAGCCGGTGACGGTACGGCTGACGGTGACCGGCGCCCCGGAGGGCGGCACGGTCCGTCTCGTCACGGACCAGGGCGTCCTGCACACGGCGCAGGCGCAGACGCAGACGCAGACGCAGGCGCGGGGCACGGTCCAGGTGGAGTGGGTGACGACGGCGGCGTACGCCACCTACGTACGTGCGGAGGTCCGCCACGCGGCGACGCTGCCACCCCTGCCGGGCGCGCTCGCGGCCTTCACGAACCCGGTGTTCCTGGACGTCAGCCCTGGTACTCGCTGA
- a CDS encoding ADP-ribosylglycohydrolase family protein: protein MTTTAAAVWGRAEQQDFRARVRGCLLGGAVGDAFGAGVAGLSLEEIRDAHGSEGLTEPVAAHGRRGAVTAATQMTLFTVDGLIRAQVRRDTGAWHPPTDVHRAHLRWAATQRDWGPDERRKDNGWLAREEWLYARRDPARACLTGLGDEILGTLDKPKNPDASDSGALVRSAPFGLLVGWEPQLVCQLAVECAAQTHGDPAAYLAAGALAVVVHGLARGESVDGSVQRALGQLAPRPGHEPVTDALQQALGAVRQGMPNAARVTALGAAEDRAEYQLAAAVYCALVGEDIRHGLRLAVNHDGPSAATGAVTGALLGALHGETALPPAWLAELEGRSTVLQLADDFAMEMTQGAALHSPSESHPGWLARYPRG, encoded by the coding sequence GTGACCACAACCGCCGCGGCCGTGTGGGGCCGCGCCGAGCAGCAGGACTTCCGGGCGCGGGTCCGGGGCTGTCTCCTCGGCGGGGCCGTCGGCGACGCGTTCGGCGCGGGAGTCGCCGGGCTCTCGCTGGAGGAGATCAGGGACGCCCACGGGTCCGAGGGGCTCACCGAGCCCGTCGCCGCGCACGGCAGACGCGGGGCCGTCACCGCCGCCACGCAGATGACCCTGTTCACGGTCGACGGGCTCATACGGGCCCAGGTCCGCCGCGACACAGGCGCCTGGCACCCGCCCACCGATGTCCACCGCGCCCATCTGCGCTGGGCGGCCACCCAGCGTGACTGGGGCCCCGACGAGCGGCGCAAGGACAACGGCTGGCTCGCCCGGGAGGAGTGGCTCTACGCCCGCCGCGACCCCGCCCGCGCCTGCCTCACCGGCCTCGGCGACGAGATCCTCGGCACGCTCGACAAGCCCAAGAACCCCGACGCGAGCGACTCCGGAGCCCTCGTGCGCTCGGCCCCCTTCGGGCTGCTCGTCGGCTGGGAGCCGCAGCTCGTGTGCCAGCTCGCCGTGGAGTGCGCGGCGCAGACCCACGGCGACCCGGCCGCGTATCTGGCGGCCGGAGCGCTCGCCGTCGTCGTGCACGGGCTCGCGCGCGGTGAGAGCGTGGACGGCTCGGTGCAGCGGGCGCTCGGCCAGCTCGCCCCGCGCCCCGGCCACGAGCCGGTCACCGACGCGCTCCAGCAGGCCCTGGGTGCCGTACGCCAGGGGATGCCGAACGCGGCCCGGGTCACCGCTCTCGGCGCGGCCGAGGACCGGGCGGAGTACCAGCTCGCCGCCGCCGTCTACTGCGCCCTCGTCGGCGAGGACATCCGCCACGGTCTGCGCCTCGCGGTCAACCACGACGGCCCGTCCGCCGCCACGGGCGCGGTCACCGGCGCGCTGCTCGGCGCCCTGCACGGCGAGACGGCCCTCCCGCCGGCCTGGCTGGCCGAACTGGAGGGCCGCTCCACGGTTCTCCAGCTCGCGGACGACTTCGCGATGGAGATGACCCAGGGCGCCGCCCTGCACAGCCCCTCGGAGTCGCACCCCGGCTGGCTCGCCCGCTACCCCAGGGGCTGA
- a CDS encoding LLM class F420-dependent oxidoreductase, with protein sequence MRISTTIFLTDETITPVRLARELEQRGFAGLYLPEHTHIPVERTTPYPAAGAVLPPEYGRTLDPFVALGQAAAVTERLGLGTGITLVTQHDPIDLAKQIATLDHLSGGRFTLGVGFGWNKEEAADHGVEWATRRELGRERMALMRALWAAEPTAYEGEFGVSVRASYAYPKPAGGAPRTLIGGAAGPKLFAQIAEYADGWMPIGGRGLTKTVPVLREAWDKAGRDPEALQVVPYAVLPNPGKLAHYEELGCEEVVLQLPPGGEAEVLGVLDEYARYL encoded by the coding sequence ATGCGGATCTCGACCACGATCTTCCTGACCGACGAGACCATCACTCCCGTGCGGCTCGCGCGCGAGCTCGAACAGCGGGGCTTCGCCGGGCTCTATCTGCCCGAGCACACCCACATCCCGGTCGAGCGGACGACTCCGTACCCGGCGGCGGGCGCCGTACTGCCCCCGGAGTACGGCCGTACCCTCGACCCCTTCGTCGCCCTCGGCCAGGCGGCCGCCGTCACCGAGCGGCTCGGGCTCGGCACCGGCATCACGCTGGTCACGCAGCACGATCCGATCGACCTGGCGAAGCAGATCGCCACCCTCGACCATCTCTCGGGCGGCCGCTTCACCCTCGGCGTCGGCTTCGGCTGGAACAAGGAGGAGGCCGCCGACCACGGTGTGGAGTGGGCGACGCGGCGTGAGCTCGGCCGGGAGCGGATGGCGCTGATGCGGGCGCTGTGGGCGGCGGAACCGACGGCGTACGAGGGCGAGTTCGGGGTCTCGGTACGGGCCTCCTACGCGTACCCCAAGCCGGCGGGCGGCGCGCCCAGGACCCTGATCGGCGGGGCGGCGGGGCCGAAGCTCTTCGCGCAGATCGCCGAGTACGCGGACGGCTGGATGCCGATCGGCGGCCGGGGCCTGACGAAGACGGTCCCGGTGCTCCGCGAGGCCTGGGACAAGGCGGGCCGCGACCCGGAGGCCCTCCAGGTCGTCCCGTACGCGGTCCTTCCGAACCCCGGGAAGCTGGCGCACTACGAGGAGCTCGGCTGCGAGGAGGTCGTGCTCCAGCTTCCGCCGGGCGGGGAGGCGGAGGTGCTGGGGGTGCTCGACGAGTACGCGCGGTATCTATGA
- a CDS encoding bifunctional FO biosynthesis protein CofGH, with amino-acid sequence MTDHQADHQAERPAVLPTGRPTENAMRRALKRARDGVALDVGEAAVLFQARGADLEDLAASAARVRDAGLLASGRPGVITYSKSVFIPLTRLCRDKCHYCTFVTVPGKLRRAGHGMFMSPDEVLDIARKGAELGCKEALITLGDKPEDRWPEAREWLDAHGYDDTLAYVRAMAIRILEETGLLPHLNPGVLSWTDFQRLKPVAPSMGMMLETTSQRLWEEPGQPHHGSPDKEPAVRLRVLEDAGRSSVPFTSGLLIGIGETYEERAESLFALRRVSRAYHSIQELIIQNFRAKPDTAMRGMPDAELDDLVATIAVARHIMGPSACLQAPPNLVDEEYGRLIGAGIDDWGGVSPLTIDHVNPERPWPQIDALAEKSRAAGFELRERLCVYPEFVSRGEPWLDPRLLPHVRALADPETGLADPDAPVRGLPWQEPDEAFTASGRTDLHRTIDTTGRTHDRRDDFDEVYGDWGALREAAAPGMVPQRLDTDVRQALAVAADDPTKLTDDEALALLHADGPALDALTRIADDVRKAVAGDDVTYIVTRNINFTNVCYTGCRFCAFAQRRTDADAYTLSLDQVADRAQQAWDVGAVEVCMQGGIHPDLPGTAYFDIARAVKERVPGMHVHAFSPMEVVNGATRTGLSIREWLTAAKEAGLDSIPGTAAEILDDEVRWVLTKGKLPTATWIEVVTTAHELGIRSSSTMMYGHVDQPRHWLGHFRTLARIQQETGGFTEFVTLPFIHTNAPVYLAGIARPGPTVRDNRAVTAMARLLLHPHIPNIQTSWVKLGAEGAAEMLRSGANDLGGTLMEETISRMAGSGYGSYRSVKDLVAIAEAAGRPSRPRTTLYGEVPEERVRAARASDGHLPELLPVLED; translated from the coding sequence ATGACGGATCACCAGGCGGATCACCAGGCGGAACGCCCTGCCGTACTCCCCACCGGACGGCCCACCGAGAACGCCATGCGCCGCGCACTCAAGCGGGCCAGGGACGGCGTCGCGCTCGACGTCGGTGAGGCGGCCGTGCTCTTCCAGGCGCGGGGCGCGGACCTGGAGGACCTCGCCGCGTCCGCCGCGCGCGTGCGTGACGCGGGCCTGCTGGCCTCCGGGCGGCCCGGGGTCATCACGTACTCGAAGAGCGTGTTCATCCCGCTCACCCGACTGTGCCGCGACAAGTGCCACTACTGCACCTTCGTCACCGTCCCCGGCAAGCTGCGCCGCGCCGGCCACGGCATGTTCATGTCCCCCGACGAGGTCCTCGACATCGCGCGCAAGGGCGCCGAACTGGGCTGCAAGGAAGCCCTGATCACCCTCGGCGACAAGCCCGAGGACCGCTGGCCCGAGGCCCGCGAGTGGCTCGACGCGCACGGGTACGACGACACCCTCGCGTACGTACGGGCCATGGCGATCCGGATCCTGGAGGAGACCGGACTGCTCCCGCACCTCAACCCCGGGGTGCTGTCCTGGACCGACTTCCAGCGGCTCAAGCCGGTCGCGCCCTCGATGGGCATGATGCTGGAGACGACCTCGCAGCGGCTGTGGGAGGAGCCCGGACAGCCCCACCACGGCTCCCCGGACAAGGAACCGGCCGTGCGGCTGCGGGTCCTGGAGGACGCCGGCCGCTCCTCCGTCCCCTTCACCTCCGGCCTCCTCATCGGGATCGGCGAGACGTACGAGGAGCGCGCCGAGTCCCTCTTCGCGCTGCGCCGCGTCTCCCGCGCCTACCACTCCATCCAGGAGCTGATCATCCAGAACTTCCGCGCCAAGCCGGACACGGCGATGCGCGGGATGCCGGACGCCGAGCTGGACGACCTGGTCGCCACGATCGCCGTCGCCCGGCACATCATGGGCCCGAGCGCCTGTCTGCAGGCCCCGCCGAACCTCGTGGACGAGGAGTACGGGCGGCTGATCGGCGCCGGGATCGACGACTGGGGCGGGGTCTCCCCGCTCACCATCGACCATGTGAACCCGGAGCGGCCCTGGCCGCAGATCGACGCCCTCGCCGAGAAGTCCCGCGCCGCCGGTTTCGAGCTGCGCGAACGGCTCTGCGTCTACCCGGAGTTCGTGAGCCGCGGCGAGCCCTGGCTCGACCCGCGCCTCCTCCCGCACGTGCGCGCCCTCGCCGACCCCGAGACCGGGCTCGCTGACCCCGACGCGCCCGTGCGCGGACTGCCCTGGCAGGAGCCCGACGAGGCCTTCACGGCCTCCGGCCGCACGGATCTGCACCGCACCATCGACACCACCGGCCGCACGCACGACCGCCGCGACGACTTCGACGAGGTGTACGGCGACTGGGGCGCGCTGCGCGAGGCCGCGGCCCCCGGGATGGTCCCGCAGCGCCTCGACACGGACGTGCGCCAGGCCCTCGCGGTGGCCGCCGACGACCCGACGAAGCTGACCGACGACGAGGCCCTGGCCCTGCTGCACGCCGACGGCCCGGCGCTCGACGCCCTCACCCGTATCGCGGACGACGTCCGCAAGGCGGTGGCCGGCGACGACGTCACGTACATCGTCACGCGGAACATCAACTTCACCAACGTCTGCTACACCGGCTGCCGCTTCTGCGCCTTCGCCCAGCGCCGCACCGACGCCGACGCGTACACCCTCTCCCTCGACCAGGTCGCCGACCGCGCCCAGCAGGCCTGGGACGTCGGCGCGGTCGAGGTCTGCATGCAGGGCGGCATCCACCCGGACCTGCCGGGCACCGCCTACTTCGACATCGCGCGGGCCGTGAAGGAGCGCGTGCCGGGCATGCACGTGCACGCCTTCTCCCCGATGGAGGTCGTCAACGGCGCGACGCGGACCGGGCTTTCGATACGGGAGTGGCTGACGGCGGCGAAGGAGGCCGGACTCGACTCGATCCCCGGCACGGCTGCCGAGATCCTCGACGACGAGGTCCGCTGGGTCCTCACCAAGGGCAAGCTGCCCACCGCCACCTGGATCGAGGTCGTCACCACCGCGCACGAGCTGGGCATCCGCTCCTCGTCCACGATGATGTACGGGCATGTGGACCAGCCCCGCCACTGGCTCGGCCACTTCCGCACGCTGGCCCGCATCCAGCAGGAGACCGGTGGTTTCACCGAGTTCGTGACGCTGCCCTTCATCCACACCAACGCACCGGTCTACCTCGCCGGGATCGCCCGCCCGGGTCCGACGGTCCGCGACAACCGCGCGGTCACCGCGATGGCCCGGCTCCTCCTCCACCCGCACATCCCCAACATCCAGACCAGCTGGGTGAAGCTGGGCGCGGAAGGCGCCGCCGAGATGCTCCGCTCGGGCGCCAACGACCTCGGCGGCACGCTGATGGAGGAGACCATCTCCCGGATGGCGGGCTCCGGTTACGGCTCGTACCGCTCGGTCAAGGACCTTGTCGCCATCGCGGAGGCGGCGGGAAGGCCGTCCCGCCCCCGGACGACGCTGTACGGGGAGGTCCCGGAGGAGCGGGTACGGGCGGCGCGGGCGTCCGACGGCCACCTCCCCGAGCTGCTGCCGGTGCTGGAGGACTAG
- a CDS encoding GNAT family N-acetyltransferase gives MTEILTPRLLLRRWTDDDLVPMAEINADPEVMRWIGDGSVRDLEQTAEDIERWEEEWDEEGFGLFAVELLGSGELIGFAGLSVPEFLPEVLPAVEIGWRLGRQFWGQGYASEAAHAVLEFALQDRGLDRVIAIAHISNTASENVMSKLGMEPEREIDHPVFGVPLRVHAIDLSEYQG, from the coding sequence ATGACCGAGATCCTCACGCCCCGCCTCCTCCTCCGCCGCTGGACCGACGACGACCTCGTCCCGATGGCCGAGATCAACGCCGATCCCGAGGTGATGCGCTGGATCGGCGACGGGTCCGTACGGGATCTGGAGCAGACCGCCGAGGACATCGAGCGGTGGGAGGAGGAGTGGGACGAGGAGGGGTTCGGGCTCTTCGCCGTCGAGCTGCTCGGGTCGGGGGAGCTGATCGGGTTCGCCGGGCTCTCCGTGCCCGAGTTCCTGCCCGAGGTGCTGCCCGCCGTGGAGATCGGGTGGCGGCTCGGGCGGCAGTTCTGGGGGCAGGGATACGCCTCCGAGGCCGCCCACGCCGTCCTGGAGTTCGCGCTGCAGGACCGGGGCCTCGACCGGGTGATCGCCATCGCGCACATCTCCAACACGGCCTCCGAGAACGTCATGAGCAAGCTCGGCATGGAACCCGAGCGCGAGATCGACCACCCCGTCTTCGGCGTCCCGCTGCGCGTGCACGCCATCGACCTCAGCGAGTACCAGGGCTGA
- a CDS encoding carboxymuconolactone decarboxylase family protein → MQHELKARMTNPAYILPEAGPATQNLVKATRQGGVPESTLELVHLRASQINSCGFCVDYGVKSARKAGVSDEKLFAVSAWREAPYFSAEERAALALAEHATRLADTSDAVPDEVWDAAADHYDEKQLAAIVLMVGLTNLFNRLNVTVRQPAGVGL, encoded by the coding sequence ATGCAGCACGAACTCAAGGCCCGGATGACGAACCCCGCCTACATCCTCCCCGAGGCCGGACCGGCCACCCAGAACCTGGTCAAGGCCACCCGTCAGGGCGGCGTCCCGGAGTCCACCCTGGAGCTCGTGCACCTGCGGGCCAGCCAGATCAACAGCTGCGGCTTCTGCGTCGACTACGGCGTCAAGAGCGCGAGGAAGGCCGGCGTGAGCGACGAGAAGCTGTTCGCCGTCTCCGCCTGGCGCGAGGCGCCGTACTTCTCCGCGGAGGAGCGGGCGGCGCTCGCGCTGGCCGAGCACGCGACGCGGCTCGCCGACACCTCGGACGCCGTGCCGGACGAGGTGTGGGACGCGGCCGCCGACCACTACGACGAGAAGCAGCTCGCCGCGATCGTGCTGATGGTCGGGCTCACCAACCTGTTCAACCGGCTCAACGTCACGGTGAGGCAGCCGGCCGGCGTGGGCCTGTAG
- a CDS encoding sensor histidine kinase, whose translation MTPTAKVVGRLARLTPGWSTIRGRVTVVLAVPTCLLLVLTGLAVADRAADWAAARETRDRVDRVLAVQALVHELQRERGLSNGLLGGARQYRDDLDAQRARSDTARAALGDLPGADPLGRLTAVRSTVDADGSRTETFAFYTDAIATLTAGHPTQGPVAAGDRELDDAMGALRALGDATESVALERGSLNGVFAAGRFRDDEYQAFADVRAARVAALRQYATSATPDQRAALDKAFATADARRVTELEKRATAAADGSRVTVDPDLWWRSMTVLVDDLYGVQRGVGADARVRAGELSSAAAGQLAGFVALGFLIVAVAAALAVLSARSITRPLGALAEEADEVAGVRLQEAVRRIQEAEGGTEATTSPPYRTDAPVPGGAQEITQLAAALRNVERTAVGLAAEQAALRRNTSESLANLGRRNQSLLRRQLGLITTLESQEIDPEALGELFELDHLATRMRRNAESLLVLAGEQDPPRAWPGTVTAREVVQSAVAEVEHYQRVATADIEPCRIRGDAVADLSHLLAELIENALVYSAVQLPVEVYGWRDLDEYCLAVVDRGVGMGADDLARANARLSGDESFLVAPTRYLGHYVVGRLAARLGAHVELRPTDGNGITAYVGLPVTVLAPEVAVPATT comes from the coding sequence GTGACTCCCACAGCGAAAGTCGTTGGACGCCTCGCCCGCCTGACCCCCGGCTGGAGCACCATCCGCGGACGGGTCACCGTCGTCCTGGCCGTACCGACCTGCCTCCTTCTCGTCCTCACCGGACTCGCCGTCGCCGACCGCGCGGCCGACTGGGCCGCCGCCCGCGAGACCCGCGACCGGGTCGACCGCGTCCTCGCCGTCCAGGCCCTCGTCCACGAACTCCAGCGCGAGCGCGGGCTCAGCAACGGGCTCCTCGGCGGCGCCCGGCAGTACCGCGACGACCTGGACGCCCAGCGGGCCCGCTCGGACACCGCCCGCGCCGCGCTCGGCGACCTGCCGGGCGCCGACCCCCTGGGGCGGCTGACGGCCGTGCGCTCGACGGTCGACGCCGACGGCTCGCGCACCGAGACCTTCGCCTTCTACACCGACGCCATCGCCACCCTCACCGCCGGCCATCCCACGCAGGGCCCGGTCGCGGCCGGCGACCGGGAGCTCGACGACGCCATGGGCGCCCTGCGGGCGCTCGGCGACGCCACCGAGTCCGTGGCCCTGGAGCGCGGCTCCCTCAACGGGGTCTTCGCCGCCGGGCGCTTCCGGGACGACGAGTACCAGGCCTTCGCCGACGTACGGGCCGCCCGGGTGGCCGCCCTGCGCCAGTACGCCACGTCCGCGACCCCGGACCAGCGCGCGGCCCTCGACAAGGCCTTCGCCACCGCCGACGCCCGGCGCGTCACCGAGCTGGAGAAACGGGCCACCGCGGCGGCCGACGGCTCCCGCGTCACCGTCGACCCCGACCTGTGGTGGCGCTCGATGACCGTCCTCGTGGACGACCTCTACGGCGTGCAACGCGGCGTCGGAGCGGACGCGCGGGTCCGGGCCGGGGAACTCAGCTCTGCGGCCGCCGGACAGCTCGCCGGGTTCGTCGCCCTCGGCTTCCTCATCGTGGCGGTCGCCGCCGCCCTCGCCGTACTCTCCGCGCGTTCCATCACCCGCCCGCTCGGCGCGCTCGCCGAGGAGGCCGACGAGGTGGCGGGTGTGCGGCTCCAGGAGGCGGTGCGGCGCATCCAGGAGGCGGAGGGGGGAACGGAGGCGACCACCTCACCCCCGTACCGCACGGACGCGCCCGTGCCCGGCGGCGCACAGGAGATCACCCAGCTCGCCGCCGCGCTGCGCAACGTGGAGCGGACGGCCGTCGGCCTCGCCGCCGAACAGGCCGCCCTGCGCCGCAACACCTCCGAGTCACTGGCCAACCTCGGCCGCCGCAACCAGAGCCTGCTGCGCCGGCAGCTCGGTCTCATCACCACGCTGGAGAGCCAGGAGATCGACCCGGAGGCCCTCGGCGAACTCTTCGAACTCGACCACCTCGCCACCCGGATGCGGCGCAACGCCGAGTCGCTGCTCGTCCTCGCCGGGGAACAGGACCCGCCGCGGGCCTGGCCGGGCACGGTCACCGCCCGGGAGGTGGTGCAGTCGGCGGTCGCGGAGGTCGAGCACTACCAGAGGGTCGCGACGGCCGACATCGAACCCTGCCGCATCCGAGGCGACGCCGTCGCCGACCTGTCGCACCTTCTCGCCGAACTGATCGAGAACGCGCTGGTGTACTCGGCCGTCCAGCTGCCGGTCGAGGTGTACGGCTGGCGGGACCTCGACGAGTACTGCCTGGCCGTGGTCGACCGGGGTGTCGGCATGGGCGCGGACGACCTGGCCCGCGCCAACGCCCGGCTGTCCGGCGACGAGAGCTTCCTCGTCGCGCCCACCCGCTACCTCGGCCACTACGTCGTCGGCCGGCTCGCCGCCCGCCTGGGCGCGCACGTGGAGCTGCGCCCGACGGACGGCAACGGCATCACCGCGTACGTGGGACTGCCGGTGACGGTCCTCGCGCCCGAGGTCGCGGTACCCGCCACCACGTAG